The DNA window TCATCCATAGTGTTGAAGATACCATAAACTTGATTTCTATCAAGTCTACCAGATGATCCAACCTCCAACCATAAATTCGGATCGAGTTCTGGATGGGTCAAAGAATCGCTCCAATATTTCTCCTGCAATCAGGTGTTATAtgctttctaataaaaaaaaacaagtcatcaAATTTAAACTTACCATAAACTTCTAAGCTCGTTTATCCATAAGTTGTTATACCCCTTTTCGATGGTCCTCATTTCACATGTGAGTTTCAACAAAAAgacaatacaaaaaaagaagtctggtggcaataaaaaaaagatgttttaccaCTATTTGTTAAGGTGAAgaccttgttattttccatacagtatggacatgctaatttttcattcattttctaACCAGAAATCATCTCATACacaggaaaatcattgataatccATATCAAAACTgctttcatctaaaaaatttgTTCCCTCGAGACATCATACGTCAAAGTCCTAAATGACCACAACtagttaactcatcaatcattagtcaaagacaaacatctatatttctaCATTGACTATTAGGATCAAATATgattatagataaaaatatgaacttcCTACTCATATATATTCCTGGTGACAAGTTGTAAATCATGAGTATCACCGGCTAATAAAGAATATGGTGCAACAAATAACTCAAAACATACGTTTCATGATTCCATTAAAAATCAAAGATGCACCTTATTAAACTTCTTTCAGGTTTTATCATTGGAAGGGTGCACCATGACTCTATTTACTGCATCATGTAAATGATGTCATGTGTTCAACAATCTTTGAAGATATAAATAACATTTGCAGTCTAAGAGTGATTGTGAagtatattagttttttatgtgCAAAAGAAGTCATTCCCCTGCCAATTCTAGGTTTATACCGAGCATACCCACAAGTTTTGCACTCGGTCAAATCTGCATTTTCAAATTagtaaaacatgtaaaattttaGACACATGTCAGTTTTCTAATATCATAGGACaaagggtttcatcatggattcaacatcataaaatttctctttcagcctattcctttcaggtaaaatgcttttcACATATTCGACGATTCTGTTGTAACCATCCTCAATCAGCtcatgatctgacttgatgatGAATACTTGCGCAATAaccaataatttactgtgatttgtgcactcattccataatggttcatcaaaatctttcaaaagttTATAAAACCTAGCTATGTTTGgatttggttcttcatctacgATTAAACATTCACCTACATAACTCTGATTAATTCTCATTGCATCTATAATCATACTTCTATAATGATTACTATTATTATCTACAACTTCATGTAcgttgctagaactagaagttgacccaatcaTCTTTTTTACCATGGTATcgtaaggaacatatggttctctgTGAGTAAACcaacacaattattttttcataaaccttttttgtagaagatgcatcgtaaTAACATCTAGattgagaaactttttatttttacaccttttATATAGACATTCAATAtcgcctccactaatatttctcaaaTTAGATAgtacataattaataaaaccctccacttcattacaataatccatccagCGTAACCTTTCAGGTGAAACTCGATACATCCAAGAACagtcatccattacttatatgaaATCTATACAAAATATTGTTGACaagatgttttaattaataatgttaactaaaaaaattatcgatACCCAAATAATTAGTTATCATTAgttgaattcaaaattattcaatctattttaatagtaccctttaataattatcaattttcaacaaaaaaatcaaattcctcCCAATTTACctaaatctttaaattaataataaaattgataaaatatgaaatttgcccattaaataactcattatttatttcattataaactACGTAAgttacaaattatgaaattataaaactcaatttcatcaaatgaaaaacaagtataatttttcaaaatcttaaacaaactttaacatgtacaaatcatacattcatacaacaaatttctatagGAAAAAGCTATAGAACAAGTAAACACATAATAAAACTACTTATACtacataaaaataccaaaaaattaacaaaaaaatgggttacaacaaaaaacagaaaacatgtAATTTTGTTTACTTGATATGGTGaatcttaaaacaaaattgaaccaTAACGGGGATATTGATAAACTAAGTGTTGAGTGGTTGAATTTGTGATGATGAGAGCTTGATTTGtgacaaaataaaagaggaaatgGTGCTATTTtctggaaaaagaagaagaagaagaagaagaaatggaggaAGGGGAAATGAGGGGTTGTCTGGCAagttataacttaaatattactgATGGATTCACCTATGGATATTAGCgacaattttatttcatttataatcCCATCTATAATACTGACAcgtatttctattttttttttcatttattgattttcaactgtaattccctcggtatttactaatgaaaatgttttgtttgcgaataccataaaaaacaatgatgttatttttcattGGTAAATATCAGTGCAATTTACTAGTGGCATTTTTTTCATCCCACTTGATTACAAGTTAATACTACTTGACTTGACCATGAAAGCAAATTAAACTATATTCAAGTTAATGTTAAACTAGTTAGGGTGGTGTTTGGCATTTCCTcgcttttgaaaaattgagtttttctttttagctttgatttttattttgtgttttgggtcattttgatgttctaatatcaaaaaataaattctaaaaaataaaaaaaaatatattattttaatatatttttcaaataaaaaacactttaaaaaacaactttcagTCTAGTCCCGAACACCATCCTAGTCATGCTAAATGACTAGTTGAGATCAGTAACTACAAGTGCAAAAATATCATCATCTAGGAATAAGGTTTCAAAACTACAGGTAGATGATAACTATATGGATGAcaagtatgtatatatatatataagctatATCCTTTGGTAAATTGCTGTTTTTCAGACACAGAATTGCCAGGACTCTAAGATGATTCGATGTGcttaataaaagaaacaaaattcttgAGTGCATTATAATGCATCTATGTTGTTTCCAACTTTGTTATCTCGAAGACGACATTGCCAGGACTCTAAGAGGATCTCTGTGCTTAATAAAACAGCCACTTGTGCAGAAGGATAGGAGCGCGAGGATATCACTACAATTTGTTAGGTATAGGCACAATGCGATGACGTTTACTGGCAAAAGCTGGACTAATTTTTTAAGGCCATGTCATGTTATCTCTTGTATATACGTGCTCTTTGTGCTCTTCTAAGAAAAGCATTGGCCCATAAAGAATTGCATATCTTTGGCCACTAACGTGTCAAACGTACCCTAGCTAGTTTTAATTTACCTACCAAGAACCACAGAAAGTTTCTTGTGCTAGAATCTACCTTTTTACAGATTTACGTTTTGAGgacctagctagctaggtaCGGAGTAGAGGCTGGCATGTATATAAATGCTTTATTAGTGTTAGCTAAACTCAAGTCTAACCAACAACCGAGCTATAGGTTGCATGGAAAATAAGCCTATCAAAGCTTGGAACTTTCTGTTAGTGTTATTGAAGCTTCTCTAGCTAGCTATATACATCCCTTTTGCTAGAAGACGCTGATATAGCAAAAATTGATTCAAAAGAACAACCCACTTGGCTACATCTATCAGATTTGTCCTACCAATCTTATCTTAATTTGCCATTTTTGTGAAGTTTTCAAAATGGTGATGGGAAATAGAGCTCCAAACAAACTGGAATGGAGGATAAATGTACGTAATGGGACATCAGAGATACTACAGCCTAAGACTGGTTTAGTCCACAGAGTCTGGTCATGGTTGAAGGGTCTGCTGGGAGAATTCATGTTGaaaatttggaattttttggaGAAGGCTAGGAACATAGCGGTTGCTGAGCCTAAAAAGGTTATCCATTGTCTCAAAGTAGGGGTGACACTAACTATCGTGTCACTCTTCTACTATATGAGGCCTTTGTATGAAGGCGTTGGAGGGAATGCTATGTGGGCGATTATGACAGTTGTGGTAGTTTTTGAATACACTGTGGGTTAGTACTCCAAATTAAATCGCAGCTATTTGTGAGCTTTactttattttctgtttttaagtATAATATCTCCTTTATTAAGAACTACTCTAGGCTCGAAACAATAATTGCAACCTGTCTTGTCTTGCAGGGGCAACACTATATAAATGTATTAACAGAGCAATAGGCACTTTCCTTGCTGGTTCACTTGGCGTTGGCGTTCATTGGGCTGCAAGTCACTCTGGAGATAAACTCGAGCCCATAATTCTTGGAATCTCAGTTTTCCTTCTTGGTGAGTTAGAATCTGTTCCCAAAACAGATTTCCTCCCTTGCgattcttccttttgttttctgtcTTGTTCCATTTATGACTTTCGTCCACTCACACACCCTTGTCTAAGTTACAGCTTCAGCAGCAACCTTTTCGCGGTTTATACCATCCGTTAAAGCCCGATTTGATTATGGTGTTTTGATTTTCATCCTGACCTTTAGCTTAGTGTCCGTTTCTGGTTATCGCGTGGATAAATTGATTGATGTTGCACGTCAGAGGTTGTCCACAATTGCTATTGGGGCCTCCCTTTGCGTTCTCATGTGCATGTTATTCTACCCAATCTGGGCTGGCAAAGAGCTTCACAATTTGATTCATCGTAACCTGGAAAAGCTTGCTGATGCATTAGATGGTATGTGCACACAGCCAaccatgaaaattgaattcatcTATTTCAACAGAATGACAATATAACTGCTAACATGAATTGCAGGATGTACTGCTGAGTACTTTACAGACAGCAGTGCTGGAGATTCTTGGAAGAAAATTGGAGGCTATAAATGTGTTCTTAATTCAAAGGCAGCTGAAGATTCTATGGTAGGTTACTAACCAACCCAAGTCATTTGAGCAATAGATTTTAAGAAAACTTGTTGCAATGGTTGATAAACTTCCCCTTAAAATGCGTAGGCTGGCTTTGCAAGATGGGAGCCTGCACATGGTCGATTCAACTTCCGGCATCCATGGAAGCAGTACCTAAAGGTCGGGGCGTCGCTGCGAAGCTGCGCATATTGCATTGAAACTCTCGATGGTTGCCTAAACTCAGAAATTAAGGTAAAAGCCTGAAAATGGAACTCACTTCTATCCAAGTTTTCAGGTATTCTTGCCTCCGTACTCTCCAAGTACTTTCTCCAGACTTTTAATACTGGAAACATTAATGTTTGGCAACAGGCACCTGAGCTTCTAAGGAGGCATCTCAGTGATGCCTGCATCACATTGAGCTCCTCTGCTTCGTTTGTCTTGAAAGAATTGGCTACTACAGTTAAGACCATGAGAAAATCATCAGAAATAGACTTCTCAATTGGAGAGATGCAATTTGCAGTACTAAAACTTGAAAACGCCATGAAATCTCTTCCTAACCACCTTGTTGCCACACCATCCTCAACATCGGATGGAGATGCCAAAGCAGAGCCTATCAGAAAAACCACTACACCATCATCTGTCATGGACATTCTTCCACTAGCAACACTGGTATCTATGCTAACAGAAACGgcagcaagaatcaaagaaattGCTGATGAAGTCAATGAGCTTGCAAAGCTTGCAGCTTTCAAGCCTCCTAACACCAAAAAGGCTAGCCAAAGCCAATCCAGCAACCAAGTTGACGAGCCATCAAACAATGAAGAACGCACCAAAGGTCTGGGATAATCCTGATTGCACTATCCATTAACTCCTGTTGTTTCTGGTAGAAAACTAATGAAGCACACAGTACTCTACAGCAAAGCAGATCGTAATTGCCAAAACTTTTTAAGCTATGCTTAAAGAAACCTTATTTTCAGTTGCCATGCGTAAAAAGCAACTTCTGTCCTTACTCTCCCAGGATGTACTCGTGCTGGTCATTTAAGCACTTATCTCCTAATGGCATGTTAATTTAACTCACAGGTTGTTTTGAAAGACTCGTTTCATTGCTTCCTTAGGGCAATTGCCCGGCACCAACCAACTTAATTTATGGATTCCACCTGGGAAATCTTTTGTTATGCGTATTGCATCATCAAATCTTTCATGGCTATTCAAATATAGTATGTTgaaaattatcacaaaaaaaaaatgattatgttATCGAATTCTAGAACCCTGTATTGCAGTACACGTCGGGTGAATCATTTTGTAGGTCGGTGGTCCATTCAACTAGATTCTTCAGTTCGAAAGAAACGAATGACGAATCCACTAACTACGCAAAACATAGAATGCATAGGATCCCaggagtttaaattttttttcttacaaaaaaaaaaaagaagtcaagtTAGatagaatccaaaacaatagaCAAAAATGCCAAAGAGAAAATTTACTCTCTGTGGTATTCcattccaaataaaaattgagaaaattttaaaagttttgtttttgtttaaatttatttttaaaaaaattattttaatgtgttgatatcaaaaatattttttaaaaaaaatatattattttaatatattttcaaataaaaaaatactttcaaaaacaaCCGTTATCACAAACTCGAACACTTCTTCCTAGCAACTGGCTACAGACAAGTAATGTGATTAAACCTGCGCTGAAACGAGAAAAATGCCTCCCACTACATTTCACCATCAAACGATGTTATTACCAAGACGTTTTCTGCACAAGATACTGACATGTTGAACATAAGTTTGTAAGATTATAATGATGCCAGGTTCATGCTTTAGATATTGTGTATAACCAAGTTTGTCACGCAATTTATTGGACAATGATCTTGCCACTTCAAGTAAAGGCAGCAGGAACCGCATCTGTTACACCTGATGTCCAAAAGCGGAGAAACACACTACCATGGCTTTGACAAACCACTAAAGTTGAAAGATCAAATTTCAAGGGTAGATAACTATAACAGACCAATACAGGCCTTCAGAGGGTGAACTTGATTTATTACACAGCCAACAGCAACCGATTTACCAAGAATGATGAAAACAACAAACTCCCATGTACATGCACTAACATCAGTGAATTCTTATAATGGAGACTACCAATGACATACATATACACGCATCTTGACGTACAGAGAGATGAAATTCACATCACCTGGCAATCATCGCACCAGAAGCATCATCATCTTCAGGTACTTCCTCCAAAGGGCCAGCCCAGCTCAGTTTCATAGCCAAGTCTTCCACAGCCACCTTGATTACATCACTACGGACACCTATATCAGTAGCATATCTGCTCATGCAGAACATTCCAGCTGTTACCGTAGCAACACCAACAGGGCTAGGTATTAACAAGTTTAaaggagatgaaagaattgcAGCCAATGGAGCACCAATAACAGTAGAAGCTTGACCACTTCTTCCAACCCCCAGCCTGTCCATTACCAGAAGACCTGTCTTGCAGTACATTGCAAAATCCTCGCAGTTGTTCTGAAACACGTCGTAATTGCCAAATCCATTTTGAAGAAGATACATTGCTCTGTGGATAACAGTTTCTGGGGGGTCAGATGCTGCAGTGGTGCACGTGCCTCCACGTACTTTTGCAAGAAAAACTGTAGGAGGCACCCCATACTCAAAGCAGTAAAGAGATCCTTTTTTGAGGAAGCAGTCCAGGCATGAGAGGACTACACCACTATCAAGTTGTCGGAATCCACAGTCAGGAAAGGTTTCACAGGATGATGGAATGCTTGACATTGAATTATAGAAGTCAGAAGATGTATCAGAGCTTGAATTTGCAATCTGCCTGGGAGTAAAATGGACCACCTTGCTTCCACCAACAAAGATGCCtgcacaatcaaataaaaaatatagcttCTGCTATATGTCTACCCACGGAATGAAATGCTACAATCAAACAAGATTACCATTGGCCATTTAAAACCTGTCCAACTGCAGTTGTAACTCATTAACAGAACAAATGCAATATAAAAAGTTATTGATAAGGATAACAATTGTAATAGATCAAAAGGTGAGCTTGAGCATGCTTGTTAGGCGGTAAATGCTATttaaagtaattatttatttaatatcattcaGCATAAGAAAATGCAATTCCACGTCAATAACTGCTTGAATTTACTCCAAACCCTCACATGGAGTTTTATACATGAGAGAAGCCCAAGTTAGAGATAAGTACATAACAACATTAAGAGCTAAAACCCAAGAGAAAGCACAAAACAACTTTAAGAGCTAAACTCAAgttagagaaaaacacaaaacaacttTAAGGAAATACAAGTTACAGCTAAGTTTATAACTATTAGAGTTGATACATGAGATTAGTTGGTGAAAATTATATTGTGTGAATAGAAACTCTACAGAACAATTAGTTATGAACAGTTAGAAACGAATTGCAAATATATTGATTCAAGACcaaaattaatgaataatacCAGACGCAGATGACACGGATTAACACCCCTTTCTCATTTTGAGCTAAAGACGAGCTAGGCACATAGCCCATAGCTCTAAACTGCCCATGAAAAGCAGCTTCCAAGAACACTAATATAGGGATGTAATTGACAAGAATCAAATGGTGTTGTCATATGACACTGATGTAGCTGAACAGCCACTGACCACTGAACTTGTTCACGTCACTAGCCATGTAGCCCTAGACATCTTGAAAGGCTAATTTACTATTACCAAAGAAGCAAGGAGTCCAGATGTGCACAAGTAGCTCCCCACAATTTTCCACAAGGAGCTGTTGTAACAAAGGCACGTAGGCATTATGCAAAAATCTAAAAGCACAATTTAATCCTGATGGTAGGCATTCAGCTTCCAATTCCCTAAGGCAACACAGAGCAGTCACAACCAAGGAGATACAGACCAAGATTCAGCACTGGATAAGGGCTGAGGACCACTAACAAAGAGCACATTTGAACATTTTCCTATAATCAAAGGTACGGTCCATTTAATGCAAAACTACTGCTCAACACCAATCTTCATGATGATGGTGTTATTTCCATCAATCAACGCCCTAAAGTTATACCAAGATAATGTCATCACTCCTTAAGTATCTTCCTAATCTCCCCGCTACAAAGCATAACAAAACAATGTGAAAGAAGGAAAGGTAATTAAACAACCaccaagaaatcaaaatcctaGCAAAACGATGACATGAGAGCTAAATGAGCACCAAATGTTAAGACAGTGACGTCGCTAGTTTTACTCTTCACAAACGATAAACATGATGAAGCATAACCTTGCAATAAAAGAAACTTCAACTTGCGCCAATCTCTAAATTCTCAAAGAAGGATTTGATTTCTTATAAAAGTCCAAATGCAAATTATATGAGCACTTTTAGACATCATTCGTGAACCCAGTCCAACCTAATTAACATCCACAGCccagaagcaagaaaaaaataaaaaaaaataaaaacttcgaATGAGAATTACATAAGAAAGACCCACATTGCAAAACTCAGAAAgaagcaagaagaaaaaagagatgagATACCATGGTGAGAGTAAGTGAAAACAGCTCTGTAAGAATAGATATGATCTCCTGGTTTGATTTCACTTCTCTCCACTCTATGACTAAGGAAACccatctctccctccctccccttACTCTCTGTTACCCCCACTAGTAAATTTTACTCAAAATCAATAGATACAGCACGGTACCTGGTACTTCGGGTTTTACTGTGATTTCTCtggtttttcaaagtattttttttaagtgttaaaaaatatttttttttattttttatttttaataccaatttaaaaacacaaaaatagtttaaaattaaaaatttaagaagcGTGATGCAGCCGCACAAATAAATACTGCCTAAAGCTACAATACAAATAATTAAGCAAATTTTGAAAAGGTCCTATCACATGATTCATGCCGtgatattaatgatgatgattgaTGATACATTCTTGCTACTTAAAGACTTTTACCCTTTTTTCTTCATGGCATTATATGTTCTTGGAGTCTTGACTTTGTACGTGAAGAGTAGTAATGGAATAATACGAAGCAGACGATTTTGAGGGAGAATTTAcgaaaaattgtaaaaaaaatatatccactactaaagatttatttcttttacttgtattttttttattttttttaaagttaatgcgaaaaataactaataaaatatcactaattatttatatatatatatatatatactgtaaAATTACTTAGGTTTAAGGATGATGTGATGaactattaatatataaaaaaaaaaaactaaaagaaaagagttgTCCTGTATCTTTTttcacaaaatataaaatttgagttgatttcggttatttttttattttttaattattattttttcaatttcatccttcaacattaaatttattagaaattaggttttgtaaattattttaattaactttttaggagttattatagtctcataacCCGACATGTAGATTAGCTGATAGAccaaaatcaatccaatatattacCGTGTTAGtatctataaaataaatctcatcttgaatatttattttaaatcaaactatgtttttaccaGTTATTTAGGTTGTCTTTGAACCTATTAAATTGACGTGGTCACATTGGATCAGTGCCTACATGGTTTAAAACttttttctattagaaaaatattaacaatgcttagatatttttttatgttaaacaaaaaacataatccAACTTACTGCGTAGCGCAAGCCaatgatataatattataagaaaagttaaatgaagtggggaaaacactatagttttcatcacaaaacattgtagattgctatagtgtttccctacatttttttttatatatggttttttttgttatgatttttttcaaaattatttttgtcgattttattttttaattttgagatggttgagaatttagttttgtaatttttttttattttatctttttatgaggttagcATAGTTTGCGGGTATCGAGGTAACTCAAGTCCCAATTTATGGATGtgctgtgttttgttttttaatgatatggggaaagcattgtacatttcctcacaaaacactatggattgctatagtgtttcacTATATTGTTTtacacatggtttttttttgttttttttatgatttttttttcaaaattatttttttcgatttcatttttttaatattgatatggttgagaatttagatttgtaatttttttttctttttattttgtctttatatgAGGTTAACGTGGTTTGCGGTTTTGTCGAGGTAACCCAAGTTGCTCCAGTTTATGGAtgtggtgtgttttttttttaattgattctcatattgttaaaaaaaataattttaaaaaaaaatcattttattaaaccttatgaagtaacaaaaattaaaggatgtggGGGAAACCATTGTTCACCAACATCCattgcactgtggattacaatagtaatccacaatgttttgctttctttctttcttttttaatttttgttatgattttttttcaaatatatttttgttgatttca is part of the Populus trichocarpa isolate Nisqually-1 chromosome 2, P.trichocarpa_v4.1, whole genome shotgun sequence genome and encodes:
- the LOC7457411 gene encoding aluminum-activated malate transporter 10, with amino-acid sequence MVMGNRAPNKLEWRINVRNGTSEILQPKTGLVHRVWSWLKGLLGEFMLKIWNFLEKARNIAVAEPKKVIHCLKVGVTLTIVSLFYYMRPLYEGVGGNAMWAIMTVVVVFEYTVGATLYKCINRAIGTFLAGSLGVGVHWAASHSGDKLEPIILGISVFLLASAATFSRFIPSVKARFDYGVLIFILTFSLVSVSGYRVDKLIDVARQRLSTIAIGASLCVLMCMLFYPIWAGKELHNLIHRNLEKLADALDGCTAEYFTDSSAGDSWKKIGGYKCVLNSKAAEDSMAGFARWEPAHGRFNFRHPWKQYLKVGASLRSCAYCIETLDGCLNSEIKAPELLRRHLSDACITLSSSASFVLKELATTVKTMRKSSEIDFSIGEMQFAVLKLENAMKSLPNHLVATPSSTSDGDAKAEPIRKTTTPSSVMDILPLATLVSMLTETAARIKEIADEVNELAKLAAFKPPNTKKASQSQSSNQVDEPSNNEERTKGLG
- the LOC7457412 gene encoding protein LEAD-SENSITIVE 1 gives rise to the protein MGFLSHRVERSEIKPGDHIYSYRAVFTYSHHGIFVGGSKVVHFTPRQIANSSSDTSSDFYNSMSSIPSSCETFPDCGFRQLDSGVVLSCLDCFLKKGSLYCFEYGVPPTVFLAKVRGGTCTTAASDPPETVIHRAMYLLQNGFGNYDVFQNNCEDFAMYCKTGLLVMDRLGVGRSGQASTVIGAPLAAILSSPLNLLIPSPVGVATVTAGMFCMSRYATDIGVRSDVIKVAVEDLAMKLSWAGPLEEVPEDDDASGAMIAR